From Pseudomonas sp. LS1212, the proteins below share one genomic window:
- a CDS encoding type II and III secretion system protein family protein, with amino-acid sequence MSSRSVPFFKHVVGALLVVGLPLDVALAAPGSCSALAQLPAVVEVGQGLQQEMRSPVAITRVAVGDPRVADVHPAGDDAFLLTGNEPGVTSVMVWTACATAPRQSMVFVKGRATTDMAETAVPPSQDPLLPSQVQTDIRFVEVSRTKLKEASTSIFGKGSNNFLFGAPGTVRGVAVSPGTVSATRPIIPLDNNVFNIVWGGGSSKVLGMINALENSGFAYTLARPSLVVLSGLTASFLAGGEIPIPVPSTGSDTVSIEYKEFGIRLALSPTVVSRNRITMKVAPEVSELDFSTAVTIAGTQVPGLTVRRTDTSISLADGESFVISGLISNNTRTAVDKFPGLGDLPILGAFFRSSVVSKEERELLMIVTPHLVQPLAANAQLPELPGERLRKYDPNWFELYFLENGNFDRRSGLSQ; translated from the coding sequence ATGAGCAGTCGTTCCGTGCCGTTCTTCAAACATGTGGTGGGCGCCCTGTTAGTGGTGGGGTTGCCGCTCGACGTCGCCCTGGCAGCCCCGGGCAGTTGTTCGGCGCTGGCACAATTGCCCGCGGTGGTCGAGGTCGGGCAGGGTTTGCAGCAAGAGATGCGTTCGCCGGTGGCGATAACCCGGGTTGCAGTCGGTGACCCGAGAGTCGCCGACGTGCACCCCGCCGGCGATGACGCCTTCCTGCTCACCGGCAACGAGCCTGGCGTCACCAGCGTGATGGTCTGGACTGCCTGCGCGACCGCACCGCGCCAGAGCATGGTGTTCGTCAAGGGCCGGGCGACGACGGACATGGCCGAAACCGCAGTGCCACCTTCGCAGGACCCGCTGCTGCCCAGCCAGGTACAGACCGATATTCGCTTTGTCGAAGTCAGCCGGACCAAGCTCAAGGAGGCCAGCACCTCGATTTTCGGCAAGGGATCGAACAATTTTCTGTTTGGTGCACCGGGGACGGTTCGCGGCGTGGCTGTCTCGCCAGGGACCGTCAGCGCCACCCGCCCGATCATTCCGCTGGATAACAACGTGTTCAACATTGTCTGGGGAGGCGGCAGCAGCAAGGTACTGGGCATGATCAATGCCCTGGAGAACAGCGGTTTCGCCTACACCCTGGCCAGGCCCAGCCTGGTCGTGCTCAGTGGCTTGACCGCAAGCTTCCTGGCCGGCGGCGAGATTCCGATTCCCGTGCCCAGCACCGGTAGCGATACGGTGTCGATCGAGTACAAGGAGTTCGGTATCCGGCTGGCCCTGTCGCCGACTGTGGTCAGCCGTAATCGCATCACCATGAAGGTCGCCCCGGAAGTCAGCGAGCTCGACTTCTCCACGGCCGTGACCATTGCCGGTACACAGGTCCCGGGCCTGACCGTGCGGCGCACCGATACCAGCATCTCGCTGGCCGATGGCGAGAGCTTTGTGATCAGTGGCCTGATCAGCAATAACACCAGGACCGCCGTCGACAAGTTTCCAGGGCTGGGAGATCTCCCCATCCTGGGTGCTTTCTTTCGCAGCTCCGTGGTCTCGAAGGAAGAGCGTGAGCTGCTGATGATCGTCACGCCGCACCTGGTCCAGCCGCTGGCGGCCAATGCGCAGCTGCCTGAATTGCCGGGTGAGCGCCTGCGCAAATACGACCCGAACTGGTTCGAACTGTACTTCCTGGAAAACGGCAACTTCGATCGCCGTAGCGGGCTCTCCCAATGA
- a CDS encoding DMT family transporter: MPAPAWWLLCLPFIAGAFLPLQAGINGQLAKQVSSVLAAALISFAVGTLALVILVMLQREVPTFNALKGLTWWHWSGGLLGAFFITVAAFAGPRIGAMLFMALVLAGQLAMAMTLDHFGWAGFREAPANLGKIAGLVLILGGVWLIRRS, encoded by the coding sequence ATGCCTGCCCCTGCCTGGTGGCTGTTATGCCTGCCCTTTATCGCGGGCGCCTTCCTGCCCTTGCAAGCGGGAATCAACGGCCAGTTGGCCAAGCAAGTCTCAAGCGTACTGGCCGCCGCGTTGATCTCCTTCGCAGTGGGCACCCTGGCCTTGGTGATTCTGGTGATGCTGCAACGCGAAGTGCCGACCTTCAACGCCCTCAAAGGGCTGACCTGGTGGCACTGGAGCGGTGGCCTGCTGGGCGCTTTTTTCATTACCGTGGCGGCGTTCGCCGGGCCGCGCATTGGCGCGATGTTGTTCATGGCGCTGGTTCTGGCCGGGCAGCTGGCGATGGCCATGACCCTCGATCACTTTGGCTGGGCAGGCTTTCGCGAGGCACCGGCCAACCTGGGCAAGATTGCCGGGCTGGTGCTGATTCTCGGTGGTGTCTGGTTGATTCGCCGCAGCTGA
- the cpaB gene encoding Flp pilus assembly protein CpaB: MSSRLTMILAGFFLIGAIVVGYWGLVLSRPKPAPAAEVAAPAPASQPVAQTIAKATDELRKPVVVVRRDIPAYAVLTAEDLTVENLLVAPLGSFQNPDQVIGRTAWRALPAGTWLEQSSFEAGGPLARMIRPGERAVAVAVDEVIGAAGQLVPGDYVDVLLFLKQDASNPEQSAQVAIPALRLLSVGEQLGLANDGTPAVDMQSAAEKVRPEQLRSAGRTVVLAVPEALSSRLMLAAQAGTLRLAVRSAQEQRLARYWANEQSSAQELDIANRELYRLHQLAQAPAPRTPNFNVVAATPRPGGMEVIRGSQVTQQTP, from the coding sequence ATGAGCAGTCGCTTGACCATGATCCTGGCTGGATTTTTCCTGATCGGTGCGATCGTCGTGGGCTATTGGGGGCTGGTATTGAGTCGCCCGAAGCCTGCGCCGGCTGCCGAAGTCGCGGCACCTGCACCCGCAAGCCAGCCTGTGGCGCAAACCATTGCCAAGGCCACCGATGAATTGCGCAAACCGGTCGTGGTGGTACGTCGCGATATTCCTGCCTATGCCGTGCTGACGGCGGAAGATTTGACCGTCGAAAACCTGCTGGTCGCACCCCTGGGCAGTTTCCAGAACCCCGACCAGGTAATCGGCCGCACTGCTTGGCGGGCCTTGCCGGCTGGCACCTGGCTTGAGCAAAGCAGTTTCGAAGCGGGCGGCCCCCTGGCGCGGATGATTCGTCCCGGTGAGCGGGCGGTGGCGGTGGCCGTCGATGAAGTGATCGGTGCTGCCGGGCAACTGGTCCCGGGTGACTATGTCGATGTGCTGCTGTTTCTCAAACAGGACGCCAGTAACCCCGAACAGTCGGCGCAAGTGGCGATTCCAGCATTGCGGCTGCTCAGCGTTGGCGAACAACTGGGCCTGGCCAACGATGGCACTCCAGCCGTGGACATGCAGAGCGCTGCAGAGAAAGTCCGGCCCGAGCAATTGCGTTCGGCCGGGCGCACTGTGGTGCTTGCGGTGCCCGAAGCCTTGTCGAGCAGGCTGATGCTGGCAGCGCAGGCCGGCACTCTGCGGTTGGCCGTGCGCAGTGCGCAGGAGCAGCGTCTGGCTCGCTACTGGGCCAATGAACAGAGCTCGGCACAAGAGCTCGACATCGCCAACCGCGAACTTTATCGCCTTCACCAGTTGGCCCAGGCGCCCGCGCCAAGAACTCCGAACTTCAATGTCGTGGCAGCGACGCCTCGCCCAGGCGGCATGGAAGTGATACGTGGAAGCCAGGTTACCCAGCAAACACCTTGA
- a CDS encoding Flp family type IVb pilin, which yields MSQTTFLKKIKHFVHNKDGASGIEYAILAAIVAAALVTVGPTFGVNLTAAFDKVAASIAKVN from the coding sequence ATGTCTCAGACCACTTTCCTGAAAAAAATCAAACATTTCGTTCATAACAAGGACGGCGCTTCCGGCATTGAATACGCGATACTCGCCGCGATTGTGGCAGCGGCCCTAGTTACTGTCGGGCCGACGTTCGGCGTGAATCTGACAGCAGCCTTCGACAAGGTCGCTGCCTCTATTGCGAAGGTGAATTAA
- a CDS encoding response regulator, whose amino-acid sequence MPVSFPRQQLLLVDDEEDALLELAELLEGEGFSCLTATSVKLALQQLTRHPDIALVITDLRMPEESGMSLIKRLRDHTARQHLPVIVTSGHADMEDVSDMLRLQVLDLFRKPIYHVRLLETLNNLFPQPSLQLVGQ is encoded by the coding sequence ATGCCCGTCTCTTTCCCACGCCAACAGTTGCTTCTGGTGGACGACGAAGAGGATGCCTTGCTGGAGCTCGCCGAACTGCTGGAGGGCGAAGGCTTTAGTTGCTTGACCGCAACTTCAGTCAAACTCGCCCTGCAGCAGCTGACGCGCCACCCGGATATCGCCCTGGTCATCACCGATCTGCGCATGCCGGAAGAAAGCGGCATGTCACTGATCAAGCGCCTGCGCGACCACACCGCGCGTCAGCACCTGCCGGTCATCGTCACCTCCGGCCATGCCGACATGGAGGATGTCAGCGACATGCTGCGCCTGCAGGTGCTCGACCTGTTCCGCAAGCCCATCTACCATGTCCGCCTGCTGGAAACGCTCAACAACCTGTTCCCGCAACCGAGCCTGCAATTGGTCGGGCAGTGA
- the pbpC gene encoding peptidoglycan glycosyltransferase PbpC (penicillin-binding protein 1C): MGRRCAGAFGAVLGLLALLWLADRTWPLPLPGDDLARVVLAEDGTPLWRFADADGVWRYPIALDQVSPYYLQALLTYEDRWFYRHPGVNPLALGRAVWQNLSGGRVLSGGSTLSMQVARLLDPHPRTLSGKLRQLWRTAQLEWHLSKPQILEIYLNRAPFGGTLQGVAAASWAYLGKSPLQLTPAEAAMLAVLPQAPSRLRPDRHPLRAQQARDKVLRRLAHYRQWPQQTVTEALQEPLLLAPRQEPALAPLLARRLNHLNSPPLIRTTLDASLQRRLEDLLLGWRARLPERTSAAILVVEAQNMAVRAYLGSVDLGDERRFGHVDMISAVRSPGSTLKPFLYGMALDAGLIHSESLLQDVPRRYGDYRPGNFSAGFTGAVSASSALATSLNLPAVQLLEAFGPKRFAAQMRSGGVPLTLPNLAEPNLSLILGGVGSRLEDLVGGYSAFARAGMSANLRLQPQDQLRERRLMSPGAAWIVRRILSGQARPDRDPHAELVQRPVLAWKTGTSYGFRDAWSIGVGPRYLIGIWIGRPDGTPVAGQFGLASAAPLMLQVHDVLTNRDSQRGLVAPVQPVPANIGVAAICWPLGQPLDRHDPNCRRQRFAWTLDGTTPPTLLAQDQPLSVGLLEKVWVNAKEQRVDAHCPGAKARDIALWPAPLEPWLPRAERRESRLPVADPGCPPPAPTATSPLSIVGVREGDQLRRPAASHDNLRLKLSALGGSGRRWWFLNGAPLGDTQSQDSLGASFDQVGRYQLSVLDEGGQTARIEFEVID, from the coding sequence CTGGGCAGGCGTTGTGCCGGGGCGTTTGGCGCAGTCCTGGGATTGCTCGCGCTGCTGTGGCTGGCCGACCGGACCTGGCCGTTGCCGTTGCCCGGCGACGATCTGGCGCGGGTGGTGCTGGCCGAAGACGGCACCCCCTTGTGGCGCTTCGCCGATGCCGATGGCGTCTGGCGCTATCCGATTGCCCTCGACCAGGTTTCACCTTATTACCTGCAGGCGCTGCTGACTTACGAAGACCGCTGGTTCTACCGGCACCCCGGGGTCAATCCTCTGGCTCTGGGCCGGGCTGTCTGGCAAAACCTCAGTGGCGGGCGCGTGCTCTCGGGGGGCAGTACCTTATCCATGCAAGTGGCGCGGCTGCTTGACCCACACCCGCGCACGCTGTCCGGAAAATTGCGCCAGCTATGGCGAACGGCGCAGCTGGAATGGCATTTGTCCAAACCGCAGATTCTCGAGATCTACCTCAACCGCGCCCCGTTCGGCGGCACCTTGCAGGGCGTGGCTGCGGCCAGTTGGGCGTACCTGGGCAAGTCGCCGCTGCAACTGACACCGGCCGAGGCGGCCATGCTCGCGGTGCTGCCGCAGGCGCCGAGCCGGTTGCGCCCGGACCGTCATCCACTGCGGGCGCAGCAGGCCCGCGACAAGGTCTTGCGGCGGCTGGCGCACTACCGGCAATGGCCGCAACAGACGGTCACCGAAGCGTTGCAAGAACCGCTGTTGCTGGCGCCCCGCCAGGAGCCGGCACTGGCTCCCTTGCTGGCGCGGCGCTTGAACCATCTCAATAGCCCGCCGCTGATTCGCACCACCCTCGATGCGTCCTTGCAACGGCGCCTGGAAGATTTGCTGCTGGGCTGGCGTGCGCGACTGCCGGAACGCACGTCAGCGGCAATCCTGGTGGTCGAGGCGCAGAACATGGCCGTGCGGGCCTACCTGGGTTCGGTTGACCTGGGTGACGAGCGGCGTTTCGGCCACGTGGACATGATCAGCGCCGTACGCTCGCCCGGCTCCACGCTCAAGCCTTTTCTCTATGGGATGGCCCTGGATGCAGGGCTGATCCATTCCGAATCCTTGCTGCAGGATGTGCCGCGACGTTATGGCGACTATCGGCCCGGTAACTTTTCGGCCGGTTTCACGGGCGCGGTTTCCGCCAGTTCCGCCCTGGCCACCTCGTTGAACCTGCCGGCAGTGCAGTTGCTCGAGGCATTCGGGCCCAAGCGCTTTGCCGCGCAGATGCGCAGCGGCGGCGTCCCGTTGACGCTGCCGAACCTGGCCGAACCGAACCTTTCATTGATCCTCGGTGGGGTCGGCAGTCGCCTGGAAGACCTGGTCGGTGGCTACAGCGCTTTCGCCCGGGCCGGCATGAGCGCCAACCTGCGCTTGCAGCCGCAGGATCAATTGCGCGAGCGGAGGCTGATGTCGCCTGGGGCGGCCTGGATCGTGCGGCGAATTCTCAGCGGCCAGGCCCGTCCGGATCGCGACCCGCATGCCGAACTGGTGCAGCGCCCGGTGCTGGCCTGGAAGACCGGCACCAGCTATGGCTTTCGTGATGCCTGGTCGATCGGGGTCGGGCCGCGTTACCTGATCGGCATCTGGATCGGGCGCCCGGACGGTACGCCAGTGGCGGGCCAGTTTGGCCTGGCGTCGGCGGCGCCGTTGATGTTGCAGGTTCACGATGTGCTGACCAACCGCGACAGCCAGCGCGGCCTGGTGGCACCCGTGCAACCGGTGCCGGCGAACATCGGCGTCGCCGCGATCTGCTGGCCGCTGGGGCAACCGCTGGACCGGCATGACCCCAACTGCCGCCGCCAACGCTTTGCCTGGACCCTGGACGGCACTACGCCGCCGACCTTGCTCGCGCAGGATCAGCCCTTGAGTGTCGGTTTGCTGGAGAAGGTCTGGGTCAACGCCAAAGAGCAGCGTGTCGATGCCCATTGCCCTGGGGCGAAGGCTCGGGATATTGCGCTGTGGCCGGCGCCGCTGGAGCCCTGGTTGCCGCGGGCAGAGCGTCGCGAGTCGCGCTTGCCAGTCGCCGATCCCGGTTGCCCGCCACCAGCGCCCACGGCCACCTCACCGTTGTCGATTGTCGGTGTCCGTGAGGGTGATCAGTTGCGGCGCCCGGCGGCCAGCCACGACAATTTGCGGCTGAAGCTTTCCGCCCTGGGTGGCAGCGGTCGTCGCTGGTGGTTTCTCAACGGTGCACCGCTCGGCGACACCCAGAGCCAGGACAGTCTGGGTGCGAGCTTCGATCAGGTCGGACGCTATCAGCTGAGCGTGCTCGACGAAGGCGGGCAGACGGCCCGGATCGAATTCGAAGTAATCGACTGA
- a CDS encoding alpha-2-macroglobulin, giving the protein MLNKGLWLACALALLSACDSSSPDKPAPVPAPTETVVNKEVAKPRPAQDVAVLSERYAGRELTVVDVSEVQLEGASTLSIAFSVPLDPEQKFADKLHLVDTVNGKVDGAWELSDNLMELRLRHLEPKRKLVLTIDAGLRAVNGKSLSSESVSRLETRDLEPSIGFASRGSLLPTRLAEGLPVIALNVDKVNVEFFRIKPQALPAFLSQWGRGGSLQTYEAKELLPMAELVYGGRFDLNPVRNTRETLLLPISGLKPLQQPGVYLAVMRAAGTYNYSQPATLFTLSDIGVSVHRYHNRLDVFTQALEGGKALEGISLEVLDSDGRVLAQGKTEVGGHAQLPLPAKAEVLLAQQGEQTSLLRLNSAALDLAEFNITGPRAHPLQFFVFGPRDLYRPGETVLLNALLRDNDGRAVKPQPVTVEVRRPDAQVSRKFVWQPEPSGLYQYRLQLAAEAPTGRWQLLFDLGDGKPQLYEFLVEDFLPERLALELKGSETPIAPGDTARIKVNGRYLYGAPASGNRLSGQAYVRPLREAVKALPGYQFGSVTEEELSQDLELDETSLNAAGEATIAIASKWAQARSPLNLIVQASLQESGGRPITRRFVQPVWPAERLPGLRGLFDGEETDGDAPVEFEVLVADHEGHKLAAENLKVRLVRERRDYYWNYSQNDGWSYNFNEKYLTLNEETLSIKEGATARISFPVEWGPYRVEVQDPQTGMISSLRFWAGYRAQDNAGGGAVRPDQVKLALDKPAYGDGDTANVTVTPPAAGTGYLLVESSEGSLWWQEIDVPAEGKSYAIKLDPKWARHDLYVSALVIRPGERKANITPKRAVGVLHLPLDRAPRKLAVTLTAPEKMRPKQPLTVKLQARNADGSVPKQVQVLLAAVDVGILNITQYPTPDPFSSLFGRKAYGADQLDIYGQLIEAGQGRLASLAFGGDAALAKGGKRPDTSLTIVALQSAPVALNEQGEGEVSVDIPDFNGELRLMAQAWTDERYGMAEGKTVIAAPLIAELSAPRFLAGGDQTNLALDLSNLSGQAQKLTVQLAGEGQLSVLAAPEQSLSLAQGQRTTLQIPVQAQGGFGQGRIKVTVQGLSLPGETLPAFDREWTLGVRPAYPALLKHYRAVLKEQTWQLPDGELEVFEPAGREALLALSSRPPLNLGEQIRALKAYPYGCVEQTASGLYPSLYADAATLERLGLEGESQSERQRKIELGIERLLSMQRYNGSFGLWGADGEEEFWLTAYVTDFLLRAREQGYAVPAEAVKKASERLLRYLQERNLIEVSYSENAEHTRFAVQAYAGLVLARSQQAPLGALRSVFERRTDARSGLPLVQLAIALEKMGDKPRADQALQAGLAATRNARDWLADYGSPLRDQAMILALLEENDLAADRREERLFELSDQLAASQWLSTQERNALFLAGRSSLGKPEAQWTAQLSSAGQTRELSTAQPGLKLEGPLLASPLTIHNNGSEPLYQQLTVSGYPRLAPAPGGENLSIRREYLGMNGQPLDLKSVKSGDLVLVHLAVSAKQRVPDALVVDLLPAGLELENQNLAQSAASLENASSKVKEWRESMRNANLLHQEYRDDRYVAALKLDGYGTTHLLYLARAVTPGSYRVPPPQVESMYRPNWQAVGETVGEMVIKGR; this is encoded by the coding sequence ATGCTGAACAAAGGATTGTGGCTGGCTTGTGCGCTTGCATTGCTGAGTGCCTGTGATTCGTCGTCGCCGGACAAGCCGGCGCCTGTGCCTGCACCCACCGAAACGGTGGTGAACAAGGAGGTCGCCAAGCCGCGTCCGGCGCAGGATGTGGCAGTGCTGAGCGAGCGCTATGCCGGTCGTGAACTGACGGTGGTGGATGTCTCGGAAGTGCAGCTCGAGGGTGCCAGCACCTTGTCGATAGCCTTTTCGGTGCCGCTGGACCCGGAGCAGAAATTCGCCGACAAGCTGCACCTGGTCGACACGGTCAATGGCAAGGTCGACGGCGCCTGGGAACTGTCGGACAACCTGATGGAGCTGCGCCTGCGCCATTTGGAGCCCAAGCGCAAGCTGGTGCTGACGATCGATGCCGGGCTGCGGGCGGTCAATGGCAAAAGCTTGAGCAGCGAGTCGGTCAGCCGTCTCGAAACCCGTGACCTGGAGCCGAGCATCGGCTTTGCCAGCCGCGGTTCGCTGTTGCCGACGCGACTGGCCGAGGGCTTGCCGGTGATCGCGCTGAATGTCGACAAGGTCAATGTCGAGTTCTTCCGCATCAAGCCGCAAGCACTGCCGGCCTTTCTCAGCCAGTGGGGGCGCGGCGGCAGTCTGCAGACCTATGAGGCCAAGGAACTGCTGCCCATGGCCGAGCTGGTCTATGGTGGCCGCTTCGACCTCAACCCGGTGCGCAACACCCGCGAAACCCTGTTGCTGCCCATCAGCGGGCTCAAGCCATTGCAGCAACCCGGGGTCTATCTGGCCGTGATGCGCGCCGCCGGGACTTACAACTATTCACAGCCGGCGACCTTGTTCACGCTCAGTGATATCGGCGTTTCTGTGCACCGTTATCACAATCGCCTGGACGTTTTCACCCAGGCGCTCGAAGGCGGCAAGGCACTGGAAGGGATCAGCCTCGAGGTGCTCGATAGCGATGGCCGGGTGCTCGCCCAGGGCAAGACCGAGGTCGGTGGTCATGCCCAGCTGCCGCTGCCGGCCAAGGCCGAAGTGCTGCTGGCCCAACAGGGTGAGCAGACCAGTCTGCTTCGCCTCAACAGCGCCGCACTGGATCTCGCCGAATTCAATATCACCGGCCCGCGGGCGCATCCGCTGCAATTTTTCGTGTTCGGCCCTCGCGATCTCTATCGCCCGGGCGAAACCGTGCTGCTCAATGCCTTGCTGCGCGATAACGATGGGCGAGCGGTCAAACCGCAACCGGTGACGGTCGAAGTGCGTCGCCCGGATGCGCAGGTCAGCCGCAAGTTTGTCTGGCAGCCCGAGCCCTCCGGGCTCTACCAGTATCGATTGCAGCTGGCCGCCGAAGCACCGACCGGGCGCTGGCAACTGCTGTTCGACCTGGGCGACGGCAAGCCGCAACTGTATGAGTTTCTGGTCGAAGACTTCCTGCCCGAGCGCCTGGCGCTTGAACTCAAGGGCAGCGAAACACCCATCGCGCCGGGAGACACGGCCCGGATCAAGGTCAATGGCCGCTACCTGTACGGTGCACCGGCCTCCGGTAATCGCCTGAGCGGGCAGGCGTATGTGCGCCCGCTGCGCGAAGCGGTCAAGGCGTTGCCGGGGTATCAGTTCGGCTCGGTCACTGAAGAAGAGTTGAGTCAGGACCTGGAGCTCGATGAAACCTCCCTCAATGCCGCAGGTGAGGCCACCATCGCCATTGCAAGCAAATGGGCCCAGGCCCGTTCGCCGTTGAATCTGATCGTCCAGGCCAGCCTGCAGGAGTCCGGTGGGCGCCCGATTACCCGCCGTTTTGTCCAACCGGTCTGGCCGGCCGAACGCCTGCCGGGGCTGCGCGGTCTGTTTGATGGCGAAGAAACCGACGGCGATGCTCCGGTCGAGTTCGAAGTGCTGGTCGCCGACCATGAAGGCCACAAGCTGGCCGCCGAGAATCTCAAGGTCCGTCTGGTGCGCGAACGGCGCGACTATTACTGGAATTACTCGCAGAACGATGGCTGGAGCTACAACTTCAACGAGAAGTACCTGACCTTGAACGAAGAAACCCTCAGCATCAAGGAGGGTGCGACGGCCAGGATCAGCTTCCCGGTGGAGTGGGGCCCGTACCGTGTCGAGGTCCAGGACCCGCAGACCGGCATGATCAGCAGCCTGCGCTTCTGGGCCGGCTATCGCGCCCAGGACAATGCCGGGGGCGGTGCGGTGCGGCCCGACCAGGTCAAGCTGGCACTGGACAAGCCCGCCTATGGCGATGGTGACACCGCCAACGTCACGGTCACGCCGCCGGCGGCGGGCACCGGCTACCTGCTGGTCGAGTCCAGCGAGGGGTCATTGTGGTGGCAGGAGATCGACGTTCCGGCCGAAGGCAAAAGTTATGCGATCAAGCTCGACCCGAAATGGGCGCGGCATGATTTGTATGTCAGCGCACTGGTGATTCGTCCGGGTGAGCGCAAGGCCAACATCACGCCCAAGCGTGCCGTTGGCGTCTTGCACCTGCCGCTGGACAGGGCACCACGCAAACTGGCCGTGACCCTGACAGCACCGGAGAAAATGCGACCCAAGCAGCCGCTGACGGTCAAGTTGCAGGCGCGCAATGCCGACGGCAGCGTGCCCAAGCAGGTCCAGGTGCTGTTGGCGGCCGTGGACGTCGGTATTTTGAACATTACCCAATACCCGACGCCCGACCCGTTCTCCAGCCTGTTCGGGCGCAAGGCCTACGGCGCCGACCAACTGGATATCTATGGGCAATTGATCGAAGCCGGGCAGGGCCGCCTGGCCAGCCTCGCCTTCGGGGGTGACGCGGCATTGGCAAAAGGTGGCAAGCGACCGGACACCAGCCTGACCATCGTCGCGCTGCAGAGTGCGCCGGTGGCCCTCAATGAGCAGGGTGAAGGCGAGGTCAGTGTCGATATTCCCGATTTCAACGGTGAGCTGCGCTTGATGGCGCAAGCCTGGACCGACGAGCGCTACGGCATGGCCGAAGGTAAAACCGTGATCGCGGCGCCCCTGATAGCCGAGTTGTCGGCGCCGCGCTTCCTGGCTGGTGGTGACCAGACCAACCTGGCGCTCGACCTGTCGAACCTCTCCGGCCAGGCACAAAAGCTCACCGTGCAATTGGCAGGCGAAGGCCAGCTCAGTGTGCTCGCTGCGCCTGAACAAAGCCTGTCGTTGGCCCAGGGGCAGCGCACGACCTTGCAGATTCCGGTACAGGCCCAGGGTGGTTTCGGCCAGGGTCGGATCAAGGTCACGGTCCAGGGCCTGAGCTTGCCCGGCGAAACCTTGCCGGCCTTTGACCGCGAGTGGACTCTGGGCGTGCGCCCGGCCTACCCGGCCTTGCTCAAGCATTACCGCGCCGTGCTCAAGGAGCAGACCTGGCAGTTGCCCGATGGCGAACTGGAGGTGTTCGAACCTGCAGGTCGCGAAGCACTGCTGGCCCTGTCCAGTCGCCCGCCGTTGAACCTGGGCGAGCAGATTCGTGCCCTCAAGGCTTACCCCTATGGTTGCGTGGAGCAGACTGCCAGTGGCCTGTACCCTTCGCTCTATGCCGATGCTGCGACGCTCGAACGGCTGGGCCTGGAAGGCGAATCGCAGAGCGAACGCCAGCGCAAGATCGAATTGGGCATCGAGCGGCTGCTGAGCATGCAGCGTTACAACGGCAGTTTCGGCTTGTGGGGCGCGGACGGCGAGGAAGAGTTCTGGCTGACGGCCTATGTCACCGACTTCCTCCTGCGCGCACGCGAGCAAGGTTACGCCGTGCCGGCCGAGGCAGTGAAGAAGGCCAGCGAACGCTTGTTGCGCTATTTGCAGGAACGCAACCTGATCGAGGTGAGCTACAGCGAGAACGCCGAGCACACGCGTTTCGCGGTTCAGGCGTATGCCGGCCTGGTGCTGGCGCGTAGTCAACAAGCGCCGCTGGGGGCGCTGCGCAGCGTGTTCGAGCGCCGTACCGATGCCCGCTCCGGGTTGCCACTGGTACAACTGGCCATCGCCCTGGAAAAAATGGGCGACAAGCCGCGCGCCGATCAGGCGCTGCAGGCCGGGCTTGCGGCAACGCGCAATGCCAGGGACTGGCTGGCCGACTATGGCAGCCCGTTGCGCGATCAGGCGATGATTCTGGCCCTGCTGGAGGAAAACGATCTGGCGGCGGACCGACGCGAAGAACGCCTGTTCGAACTCTCCGATCAACTGGCGGCCAGCCAGTGGCTCTCGACCCAGGAACGCAACGCGCTGTTCCTCGCCGGCCGCAGTTCGCTGGGCAAGCCCGAAGCGCAATGGACTGCCCAACTGAGCAGTGCTGGTCAAACGCGCGAGCTGAGCACCGCACAACCGGGACTCAAGCTCGAAGGGCCCTTGCTGGCCTCGCCATTGACGATCCACAACAATGGCAGCGAGCCGTTGTACCAGCAGTTGACGGTGTCCGGTTATCCACGGCTGGCGCCTGCTCCGGGTGGCGAGAACCTGAGCATTCGCCGTGAATACCTGGGCATGAATGGTCAGCCGCTGGACCTCAAGTCGGTCAAGAGCGGCGATCTGGTGCTGGTGCACCTGGCCGTGAGTGCCAAACAGCGAGTGCCGGATGCGCTCGTGGTGGACCTGTTGCCGGCCGGTCTTGAGCTGGAAAACCAGAACCTGGCCCAAAGCGCGGCCAGCCTGGAAAACGCCAGCAGCAAGGTCAAGGAGTGGCGAGAGTCAATGCGCAATGCCAACCTGCTACACCAGGAGTACCGCGACGATCGCTATGTGGCGGCGTTGAAACTCGATGGGTACGGCACCACGCATCTGTTGTACCTGGCGCGGGCGGTCACGCCGGGCAGTTATCGGGTGCCGCCGCCGCAGGTGGAGTCGATGTACCGGCCGAACTGGCAGGCGGTGGGGGAGACGGTTGGGGAGATGGTGATCAAGGGCAGGTGA